A window of the Dyadobacter pollutisoli genome harbors these coding sequences:
- a CDS encoding GatB/YqeY domain-containing protein, whose translation MSLKSQVESGIKDAMRAKDQDTLRALRAIKSLILLDETKGGGTGELTADDELKLLTKAAKQRRESADIYKAQGRPDLLEKEEAELAVIEQFLPKQLTEDEVKAKLQEIIARVGAAGPSDMGKVMGVATKELAGQADGRVVSTLVKGLLA comes from the coding sequence ATGTCACTTAAAAGTCAGGTTGAATCAGGCATTAAAGATGCCATGCGGGCCAAAGATCAGGATACATTACGTGCATTGCGCGCTATTAAGTCACTTATACTGCTGGACGAAACAAAGGGCGGCGGAACAGGCGAATTGACTGCGGATGACGAACTTAAACTGTTGACCAAAGCGGCCAAGCAACGCAGAGAGTCGGCTGATATTTACAAGGCGCAGGGCCGTCCTGACCTCCTTGAAAAAGAAGAAGCTGAACTGGCCGTGATCGAGCAATTCCTTCCGAAACAACTGACCGAAGATGAGGTGAAAGCCAAATTACAGGAAATTATTGCGCGGGTAGGGGCAGCCGGGCCTTCTGATATGGGTAAAGTAATGGGCGTAGCAACGAAAGAACTGGCCGGACAAGCTGACGGCAGAGTAGTGTCTACATTAGTGAAGGGATTATTGGCATGA